The Homalodisca vitripennis isolate AUS2020 unplaced genomic scaffold, UT_GWSS_2.1 ScUCBcl_4;HRSCAF=275, whole genome shotgun sequence genome includes a region encoding these proteins:
- the LOC124370145 gene encoding protein GVQW3-like, whose protein sequence is MITEAYKEHALSRAQVFWWFNEFKNGRESVEDMERSGRPSTSRVDETVAKVKEHLDSNRRLSLKMIADEVSVNKFTVRQIVTQDLMMRKVCAKLVPRVLPANKSLVTSYLTRIGVEVLPQPPYSPDMSPPDSFLFPKA, encoded by the coding sequence ATGATTACGGAGGCCTACAAAGAGCACGCCCTATCAAGAGCTCAAGTGTTCTGGtggtttaatgaatttaaaaacggGAGGGAATCCGTTGAAGACATGGAACGATCTGGACGCCCTTCAACGAGTCGTGTGGATGAAACGGTGGCCAAAGTGAAAGAACACCTGGACTCCAACCGTCGTTTAAGCCTCAAAATGATCGCCGATGAGGTCTCCGTGAATAAATTTACGGTTCGCCAAATTGTTACGCAAGATTTGATGATGAGGAAAGTTTGTGCAAAATTGGTTCCCCGAGTGCTCCCCGCGAACAAAAGCCTCGTGACCTCTTATTTGACCCGAATTGGAGTTGAAGTTCTGCCACAGCCACCATACAGCCCTGACATGAGTCCTCCTGATTCCTTCCTATTTCCGAAGGCCTGA